In Chloracidobacterium sp., the following proteins share a genomic window:
- a CDS encoding branched-chain amino acid transaminase, whose translation MKIAPKVWKNGELIAWNDARIHVMSHVVNYGSSVFEGIRCYETSKGSAVFRLTEHMQRLINSAKIYRMDSKFSRQEFCDATVELIRDSGLEHCYIRPLIMRGLDEDKPAFGVNPFPNPIDSYIAVWQWGKYLGEEALDAGIDVCVSSWTRITSNSMPAMAKAGANYMNSQLIKMEALLGGYSEGIALDDRGYVSEGSGENIFLVNGGRLITPPLGASILPGITRDSVIQIAREMGIEIVESQVQRSALYLADELFFTGTAAEITPIRSVDKITVGSGKRGEMTAAIQDEFFRILAADRPAPNEQAWLTFINTDEKKTANA comes from the coding sequence ATGAAGATCGCACCTAAGGTTTGGAAGAATGGTGAGCTTATTGCTTGGAATGACGCGCGAATTCACGTGATGTCGCACGTCGTCAATTACGGCTCCAGCGTGTTCGAGGGCATTCGCTGCTATGAGACGAGCAAGGGATCGGCCGTTTTTCGCCTTACCGAGCATATGCAGCGGCTCATTAACTCGGCAAAGATCTACCGTATGGACTCTAAGTTCAGCCGGCAGGAGTTTTGCGACGCTACCGTCGAGCTTATCCGCGACAGCGGCCTCGAACACTGCTATATCCGCCCGCTCATCATGCGCGGGCTGGATGAAGATAAGCCGGCATTCGGCGTCAACCCGTTCCCCAACCCGATCGATTCCTACATCGCCGTCTGGCAGTGGGGCAAGTATCTCGGCGAAGAGGCGCTCGATGCCGGCATTGACGTCTGCGTGTCGAGTTGGACTCGCATAACGTCAAATTCGATGCCCGCTATGGCCAAGGCCGGGGCGAATTATATGAATTCGCAGCTCATCAAGATGGAGGCCCTGCTCGGCGGCTACAGCGAAGGTATCGCCCTCGATGACCGTGGTTATGTGTCCGAGGGGTCGGGCGAGAACATCTTCTTGGTCAACGGCGGACGGCTCATCACGCCGCCGCTTGGAGCCTCGATACTGCCCGGCATCACACGCGATTCGGTCATCCAGATCGCTCGTGAAATGGGTATCGAGATCGTCGAATCCCAGGTTCAGCGATCGGCCCTCTATCTTGCCGACGAGCTATTCTTCACCGGCACCGCCGCCGAGATCACGCCGATCCGTTCGGTCGACAAGATCACCGTCGGCTCAGGCAAACGCGGTGAGATGACCGCAGCTATTCAGGACGAATTCTTCCGGATCCTCGCCGCCGACCGGCCGGCCCCGAATGAGCAGGCATGGCTGACCTTCATCAACACTGATGAAAAAAAAACGGCTAATGCCTAG
- the lpxB gene encoding lipid-A-disaccharide synthase yields MQTPTNIMMVAGEASGDLLGAKLAAELRALFDDGDLRLFGCSGPRMRAAGVEAVVAADDLSVVGLAEIGRSLPVFLRAMGKLRAVAADRRPDVVVLIDFPEFNLKLARHLKKQGAKVVYYVSPQLWAWRKYRLAFIDRYVDLLLSILPFERAWYAAHGVHHVEYVGNPHIREVHPSVDKHELCTKLEVDPTRPIIALLPGSREREIARILPTMLASTLLVSAAAPDTTYVVCAPNERAAEHCRRILDGADTGGGIRLVTDRTYDVLAAADAGAVTSGTATLEAAILNLPMVVVYKTSRLNYGLLRPLIDVPHFALINLVAGQRLVTELIQDDFTPSHLADELTELLQNDRNHAVRADLSAAVERLGHGGASKRAAELIRKLISPTDPSER; encoded by the coding sequence GTGCAGACACCCACCAATATCATGATGGTTGCAGGCGAAGCCTCAGGCGACTTGCTCGGGGCAAAGCTAGCGGCTGAGCTTCGAGCCTTATTCGACGATGGCGATCTGCGGCTGTTTGGCTGCTCGGGCCCGCGAATGCGGGCTGCCGGTGTCGAGGCCGTGGTCGCTGCCGACGATCTGTCGGTAGTGGGCCTAGCTGAGATCGGACGCTCGCTTCCAGTCTTTCTCAGGGCAATGGGAAAACTGCGCGCGGTTGCGGCGGATAGACGGCCTGACGTCGTCGTGCTCATTGACTTTCCTGAGTTTAACCTCAAGCTTGCTCGGCACCTTAAGAAGCAAGGGGCCAAGGTCGTTTACTACGTCTCGCCTCAGTTGTGGGCATGGCGAAAATACCGCTTGGCATTCATCGACCGCTACGTCGATCTGCTTCTCAGCATCCTTCCATTTGAGAGGGCGTGGTATGCGGCGCACGGCGTGCATCATGTTGAGTATGTAGGCAATCCGCACATTCGCGAGGTCCACCCATCGGTGGACAAGCACGAACTTTGCACGAAGCTGGAGGTGGATCCTACGCGGCCGATCATCGCGCTATTGCCCGGGAGCCGGGAACGGGAGATAGCCCGTATCCTTCCGACTATGCTGGCGTCGACGTTACTTGTCTCAGCCGCCGCCCCCGATACGACCTATGTGGTCTGCGCACCGAACGAGCGGGCCGCCGAACATTGCCGCCGGATACTCGACGGGGCTGACACGGGCGGCGGTATCCGATTGGTTACGGATCGAACATACGACGTATTGGCCGCGGCGGATGCGGGGGCCGTTACCAGCGGGACGGCAACGCTCGAAGCAGCGATATTGAATCTCCCGATGGTCGTGGTCTATAAGACATCGCGACTGAATTACGGCCTGCTCAGGCCGCTTATCGACGTCCCACATTTTGCTCTGATAAATCTGGTTGCCGGTCAACGACTCGTCACAGAACTCATTCAGGACGACTTCACGCCAAGCCATCTCGCGGATGAATTGACGGAACTGCTGCAAAATGATCGGAATCACGCCGTCCGGGCCGATCTAAGTGCTGCCGTCGAGAGACTCGGACACGGCGGCGCATCAAAGCGCGCTGCCGAGCTAATCCGAAAACTGATCAGCCCAACCGATCCCTCAGAGCGGTAA
- a CDS encoding STAS domain-containing protein produces MPTQITKTELDDRRGVLLRIDGEMFYHDAALLQRIVADTYEETGNAVIVDLAALDFLDSEAASVLRQMERSGMAKIEGVEVFLQSAVDMAERA; encoded by the coding sequence ATGCCCACCCAGATCACCAAGACCGAGTTGGATGACCGACGAGGAGTGTTACTCCGCATCGACGGTGAGATGTTCTACCACGACGCGGCATTGCTGCAACGGATCGTTGCCGACACGTATGAGGAAACCGGCAATGCGGTCATCGTGGACCTTGCCGCTCTTGATTTTCTTGACAGCGAAGCGGCGTCGGTCCTGAGACAGATGGAACGAAGCGGTATGGCAAAGATCGAGGGCGTCGAGGTATTTCTCCAATCTGCTGTCGATATGGCAGAACGAGCATGA
- a CDS encoding LPS-assembly protein LptD: MRFIRTLGPILVILAVCLTAWAQETNPVERQISNPITDTPNINPISAEQSIAAPKPKRPTVEPEGGDGEVVVYSERQTVEGDKGKRIVRHSGNVDLRYGIYRLQADELTIYEAENRVVARGSVVFDQGNDQRITGATAIWNYKTKLGSFEDSTGFTNQTNDGTVIYFTAARVERVSLDEIVVTKGKFTACEEAVPKWSFTAERARIRTNDKIKLRSVKFRVKDVPLLLLPFASIPIKERDRSSGFLTPAGGYSSRKGVKLSGAYYLTLGRSADVTLRADIFSKRGVGYGADVRTRANSRSYLNFGFYAVKDRLFGPKADAQHPDQGGSLLYAEGVHYFPNGFTASADVRLTSSLAFRQEFAEGIQQIISPIEVSQVFVNKSWNDYTLNFLARSQVISIPNVREKTRNLPSVHLEKRPTMPSFLKGLYFSYKAALEGVSRREEVTDLALYRSMTGTDPVVSPSLVQRLDIYPQVTLPLQTKYFNFTATGSARVTYYSNSFNDMRQVVSRDVIRKYGEFAFDIRPVALAKNYYGKDNAFKFRHVIEPYVTYRLVRGVNNFHRVIRFDYVDTIANTNEVEYGVINRFYTRRYGEAVTPAAQRQQLRQPNTTGERSADVQPYEVLTLTVRGKYYFDDTFGGALIPGRRNQIEPITALSFYTFGGVPRRLSPLAIDLNYRPRRTIFANTRMDVGLNGDGIRAISATIGVERPLIKLFQTFYYTRAVTLMPSLAQYAGPGGKEPGTLRGSQWSPSVFVGNRDRGFFGGTSFFFDFQNRRASRQSPMVSSLATIGYAYDCCSLVLQYYTFNIGVRKENRLIFSFRLNGLGSLGTELPGGVLGR, translated from the coding sequence ATGCGGTTTATAAGAACATTGGGGCCTATTCTCGTGATCCTGGCCGTATGCCTGACGGCTTGGGCGCAGGAGACAAACCCGGTCGAACGGCAGATCTCGAATCCGATCACTGACACACCAAATATCAATCCGATCTCGGCAGAACAAAGTATTGCCGCACCGAAGCCCAAAAGGCCGACGGTAGAACCTGAGGGCGGTGATGGTGAGGTCGTGGTCTATTCTGAACGCCAAACGGTCGAAGGCGATAAGGGAAAGCGGATCGTGCGTCATTCGGGGAATGTTGATCTGAGATACGGCATCTATCGGCTGCAGGCTGATGAACTGACGATCTATGAGGCGGAGAATCGCGTCGTGGCCCGCGGCAGTGTGGTCTTTGATCAGGGTAATGATCAGCGTATTACGGGGGCGACCGCAATCTGGAACTACAAGACAAAGCTCGGCTCATTTGAGGATTCGACCGGATTTACAAACCAAACGAACGACGGCACGGTGATCTACTTTACCGCGGCAAGGGTCGAACGGGTCAGCCTAGACGAGATCGTCGTCACGAAGGGGAAGTTCACCGCCTGTGAAGAAGCCGTACCGAAATGGAGCTTTACGGCGGAGCGTGCTCGGATCAGGACAAACGACAAGATCAAACTTCGCAGCGTAAAGTTTCGTGTCAAGGACGTGCCGCTGCTGCTGTTGCCCTTTGCATCGATACCGATCAAGGAAAGGGACCGCAGTTCGGGATTTCTCACACCGGCAGGTGGATATTCGAGCAGGAAGGGCGTGAAGCTGTCGGGCGCATACTACCTGACACTCGGCCGGTCGGCGGATGTGACATTGCGTGCCGACATTTTTTCGAAACGCGGCGTCGGGTATGGGGCAGATGTCCGGACGCGGGCAAATTCCCGGTCGTATCTGAATTTTGGCTTCTATGCGGTCAAAGACCGTCTCTTTGGCCCAAAAGCGGATGCACAGCATCCCGACCAGGGAGGTTCGCTCCTATATGCCGAGGGCGTTCACTACTTCCCGAATGGTTTTACGGCGTCGGCGGACGTTAGGCTGACGTCGAGTCTCGCTTTCCGGCAGGAGTTTGCCGAGGGCATTCAGCAGATAATTTCTCCGATAGAGGTGTCGCAGGTTTTTGTTAACAAAAGCTGGAACGACTATACGCTGAATTTTCTGGCCCGGAGCCAGGTGATCTCGATCCCGAATGTTCGCGAAAAGACGCGCAATTTACCGAGTGTGCACCTTGAGAAACGTCCGACGATGCCATCATTTTTGAAGGGGCTCTATTTCTCATATAAGGCGGCTCTCGAGGGTGTATCGCGGCGAGAAGAGGTGACCGATCTTGCACTTTACCGCTCGATGACCGGGACCGACCCGGTGGTTTCGCCTTCGCTCGTGCAGCGTCTTGATATTTACCCGCAGGTCACGCTGCCGCTGCAGACGAAATATTTCAATTTTACGGCTACCGGTTCGGCGAGGGTTACCTACTATTCGAATTCGTTCAATGATATGCGCCAGGTCGTGAGCCGTGACGTGATACGCAAATACGGCGAATTCGCTTTCGACATTCGACCGGTCGCACTTGCCAAGAACTATTACGGCAAAGACAACGCCTTCAAGTTTCGTCATGTGATCGAACCCTATGTGACGTATCGACTCGTGCGAGGTGTCAACAATTTTCACCGCGTCATCCGCTTTGACTACGTTGACACGATCGCAAACACGAACGAAGTTGAGTATGGGGTCATAAATCGTTTTTACACAAGGAGATACGGTGAGGCGGTAACGCCGGCAGCACAGCGGCAGCAGTTGAGGCAGCCTAACACGACGGGCGAGAGATCGGCGGATGTGCAGCCCTATGAGGTCCTGACGCTGACGGTCCGCGGAAAATACTACTTTGATGACACCTTTGGTGGTGCCCTTATTCCGGGCCGCAGAAACCAGATCGAACCGATCACGGCGTTGAGCTTCTATACATTTGGCGGCGTGCCCCGACGGCTGTCGCCGCTAGCGATCGACCTGAATTACCGGCCGCGCAGGACCATTTTTGCCAATACTCGAATGGACGTCGGCCTGAATGGAGACGGGATAAGGGCCATTTCAGCAACAATCGGCGTGGAACGGCCGCTGATCAAGCTTTTTCAGACGTTTTACTACACGCGTGCAGTAACACTGATGCCATCGCTCGCCCAGTATGCGGGGCCGGGCGGAAAAGAACCGGGCACACTGCGCGGTTCGCAGTGGAGCCCGTCGGTCTTTGTCGGAAACCGCGACCGAGGCTTCTTTGGCGGTACGTCATTCTTCTTCGACTTTCAGAACCGCCGTGCCTCGCGCCAGTCACCAATGGTCAGTTCCCTGGCAACCATCGGCTATGCCTACGACTGCTGCTCACTCGTCCTGCAATACTACACATTTAATATCGGCGTGCGAAAAGAGAATCGCCTCATCTTCAGCTTCCGCCTGAACGGCCTCGGAAGCCTGGGCACCGAGCTGCCCGGCGGGGTTCTGGGGCGATAG
- a CDS encoding methylmalonyl-CoA mutase family protein: MSKSKIAASGAVHIEVERWEQEILAPVIERTPERKTSFEGVSLEPVDRLYTSADTDEIEVGFPGEFPYKRGIHPTGYRGKLWTMRQFAGFSSPEDTNRRFKYLMAQGQTGLSVAYDLPALMGLDADSPLSEGEVGKCGVAVSSLADFEVLFDGIPLDQVTVSQTINAPAPIFLAMYLVVAEKQRSDFNKISGTLQNDILKEYIAQKEWIYPIRPAMKLVIDTFEYCSRYVPKYNPISVSGYHIREAGATALQELAFTLRDGVEYVQYGIDRGLDVVEFVPRISFFFNAHNDFFEEIAKYRAARVVWARTMKERFGAADPRTMQLRFHTQTAGVSLTVQQPLNNIARVAIQALAGVLGGTQSLHTDSYDEALALPTDNAALIALRTQQIIAEETGVANTVDPLGGSYYVESLTEKMIAGCLDYFDKIDGLGGMVEAVEAGFPQREIQESAYQYQKAVERGEQSIVSVNKYAMDEETHQTDILQIDETVRDHQLARLAETKAKRDNGAVTIALDKLRSASQNDENTMPAIIEAVAAYATVEEICVALRDVYGIYEEPVI; the protein is encoded by the coding sequence ATGTCGAAATCAAAGATAGCTGCTTCGGGTGCGGTCCATATCGAGGTCGAACGCTGGGAACAAGAGATATTGGCCCCTGTCATAGAGCGAACGCCCGAAAGAAAAACGTCATTTGAGGGCGTGAGCTTAGAGCCTGTCGACAGGCTCTACACATCCGCCGATACCGATGAGATCGAGGTGGGTTTTCCCGGCGAGTTTCCTTACAAGCGCGGTATTCACCCGACAGGTTATCGTGGAAAGCTCTGGACGATGCGGCAGTTTGCGGGGTTCTCTTCACCTGAGGACACTAATCGCAGATTCAAGTATCTGATGGCCCAGGGCCAGACCGGCCTCTCGGTTGCCTACGACCTGCCGGCCCTAATGGGCCTTGATGCCGACTCGCCATTGAGCGAGGGCGAGGTCGGAAAATGCGGCGTTGCCGTATCGTCCCTTGCGGATTTCGAGGTGCTCTTTGACGGCATTCCTCTCGATCAGGTCACGGTGTCGCAGACGATCAACGCCCCTGCACCGATCTTTCTCGCGATGTATCTGGTTGTCGCCGAAAAACAGCGCTCTGATTTCAATAAGATCTCCGGGACGCTGCAGAATGATATTCTCAAGGAATACATCGCACAAAAGGAGTGGATCTATCCGATACGCCCGGCCATGAAGCTGGTCATCGACACGTTTGAGTATTGTTCGCGGTACGTGCCTAAATACAATCCTATCTCCGTCAGCGGCTATCACATCCGCGAGGCCGGGGCGACGGCCCTTCAGGAGTTGGCCTTTACGCTCCGCGACGGCGTCGAATACGTTCAATACGGCATTGACCGCGGACTGGACGTAGTTGAATTCGTGCCGCGCATCTCGTTCTTCTTCAATGCCCATAACGATTTCTTTGAGGAGATCGCCAAATATCGTGCCGCCCGCGTCGTCTGGGCCCGAACCATGAAGGAACGCTTTGGCGCGGCGGATCCGCGAACGATGCAACTCCGCTTCCATACCCAGACCGCCGGCGTGTCGCTCACCGTCCAACAGCCGCTCAACAATATCGCCCGCGTCGCTATACAGGCCCTCGCCGGTGTGCTCGGCGGGACGCAATCATTGCACACCGACTCGTACGATGAGGCGCTCGCTCTGCCTACGGATAACGCCGCGTTGATCGCCCTTCGCACCCAGCAGATCATCGCCGAGGAGACTGGCGTGGCAAATACGGTCGATCCGCTCGGCGGCAGCTACTATGTCGAATCGCTCACCGAAAAGATGATCGCGGGGTGCCTCGATTACTTTGATAAGATCGACGGCCTCGGAGGTATGGTCGAGGCGGTCGAGGCCGGTTTCCCGCAGCGTGAGATACAGGAGTCGGCTTATCAGTATCAGAAGGCGGTCGAACGCGGTGAACAGTCTATTGTCAGCGTCAATAAGTACGCAATGGATGAGGAGACCCACCAGACCGACATCCTCCAGATCGATGAGACGGTGCGCGATCACCAGCTTGCACGCCTTGCCGAGACCAAGGCGAAACGTGACAATGGAGCTGTCACAATCGCCCTCGACAAGCTGCGATCCGCATCGCAGAATGACGAAAACACGATGCCTGCGATCATCGAGGCCGTCGCAGCATACGCTACCGTCGAAGAGATCTGCGTTGCCCTGCGCGATGTTTACGGGATCTACGAGGAACCGGTCATCTAG
- the lpxD gene encoding UDP-3-O-(3-hydroxymyristoyl)glucosamine N-acyltransferase produces the protein MKAQEIARLVGGQLTGDGEAEILRISDLERAAAGEIAFVDDSAGTVAASNAACLLIGRDADAAADAVIRVADPKLAFAKVAALLRPPRSYAAERHPSAVVAGSAQIGDGVFVGPFVTVGDGSAIGDRSVLAAGVRIGSNVRIGSDCILHANVVVEDDCVIGNRVALHAGVVIGADGFGYVADQENTHHKFPQIGRVVLGDDVEIGANTCIDRGSLGETSIGDGTKIDNLVQIAHNVRIGKRVVIAAQTGISGSTIIEDDCVIGGQVGIGDHALVKSGAVIGSQAGVLPGKIVRPGIWWGTPIQPLDEYKRQNARVKGLSRLSERVKALEELLTALRDRLG, from the coding sequence ATGAAGGCGCAAGAGATCGCTCGCCTTGTTGGCGGACAACTGACCGGCGATGGTGAGGCCGAGATACTACGTATCAGTGACCTGGAACGGGCCGCTGCCGGCGAGATCGCATTCGTTGACGATTCCGCGGGCACCGTGGCCGCAAGTAACGCCGCATGCCTGCTCATCGGACGCGACGCTGACGCAGCGGCCGACGCGGTGATCAGGGTTGCGGATCCCAAGCTTGCCTTTGCCAAGGTCGCCGCCCTGCTCCGCCCACCAAGAAGCTATGCGGCCGAACGACATCCGTCAGCGGTCGTCGCCGGATCTGCACAGATCGGTGACGGTGTCTTCGTGGGGCCATTCGTTACCGTCGGCGATGGTTCAGCGATTGGCGACCGAAGCGTGCTTGCAGCCGGGGTAAGGATCGGCAGCAACGTTAGGATCGGATCAGATTGCATCCTGCATGCCAACGTTGTCGTGGAGGACGATTGCGTAATTGGCAATAGAGTGGCACTTCACGCCGGTGTCGTCATTGGGGCTGACGGTTTTGGATACGTTGCGGATCAGGAAAACACTCACCACAAATTCCCGCAGATCGGCCGAGTGGTTCTCGGCGATGATGTCGAGATCGGGGCCAACACCTGTATCGACCGCGGGTCGCTGGGTGAGACAAGCATAGGCGACGGAACAAAGATCGACAACCTCGTTCAGATTGCCCATAACGTCCGGATCGGCAAGCGTGTTGTGATCGCGGCCCAAACAGGGATCTCAGGCAGCACGATCATCGAGGATGATTGCGTTATCGGCGGTCAGGTCGGCATCGGAGACCACGCCCTCGTCAAAAGTGGGGCCGTTATTGGCTCACAGGCAGGCGTCCTTCCCGGCAAGATCGTCCGGCCCGGCATCTGGTGGGGCACGCCCATTCAGCCGCTCGACGAATACAAACGCCAAAACGCCCGCGTCAAAGGCCTCTCTCGGCTAAGTGAAAGGGTCAAAGCCCTCGAAGAACTGCTTACCGCTCTGAGGGATCGGTTGGGCTGA
- a CDS encoding YraN family protein translates to MRPNLGEVGERAAARFLEDNGYRIVVTNFKIPVGRNSKGVAVTGEIDIVALDSETLCFVEVKTRRSAEFTPIITNVDLRKQRQITRTAKLYRRLFSVIDMPFRFDVVTVLMPKHAVTEIELFRGFWTEAKFRKHNWQVDPWIDA, encoded by the coding sequence CTGCGGCCGAACCTAGGCGAGGTCGGTGAACGTGCGGCCGCGCGGTTTCTCGAGGACAACGGTTATCGTATCGTCGTCACAAACTTCAAGATTCCTGTCGGCCGCAACAGCAAGGGCGTCGCGGTAACGGGCGAGATTGATATTGTCGCCCTAGACAGCGAAACCCTTTGTTTTGTGGAAGTTAAGACCCGACGCTCCGCCGAGTTCACGCCGATCATCACAAACGTTGACCTCCGCAAGCAGCGTCAGATCACGCGAACCGCAAAGCTCTATCGCCGTCTGTTCAGCGTCATCGATATGCCATTCCGTTTTGATGTGGTCACCGTGCTGATGCCAAAGCACGCTGTCACCGAGATCGAGTTGTTCAGGGGCTTTTGGACCGAGGCCAAATTCCGCAAGCACAATTGGCAGGTTGACCCTTGGATCGACGCGTGA
- a CDS encoding PD40 domain-containing protein has product MTFFRNLLLVFLSLAAGAHIALGQTESVIGQVSNSPAESFAGAISGDGRFIVFESRGNIATENPRNADNNTEIFLFDYAQRRIYQITDTKSVLFDTTKPPEFFNIRVEISNTRPVISADGRWIAFSSNATASTPSVPDATNPGSFDGNVYTSPTPTPSPTATPVATPSATPTASPTPTATPTPAPNPLAQDGNLEIWLYEIPAYAAVADLSTGDEIPRAELAGGTFTRVTNTLPSQLPRPGTPTTGPFIADDNHDVSITDNGEMIAFGSTRDLVPAVGNPFPAEDNDEIFTYVRASAQTNQVTKTPRGPIVNPIYSKFPTISGNGSRVAFASTADDPIDDPNSTTNFDTGSNPESSRNEEIFYADLVNGVPTGGRQVTTTTPTNPGDPVNLYDFGRRMSRDGRFIAFDSYADLGTSPNGANLPGFATFLYDAAANSIRQIGLRSDADSAATGGDIQRYPAFTEYNGAGTPALLVLETRLNIRADGTIPTTAADGLNPDPSRPAQIYSYPLNVPAADATFTRLANFPRAGLFIGSTQMLTGDSIKRMAFNFSLSELGTGNVDLQSEVFYFLQPNVNTGTPVTVDLATGASGMPVSQTALPSPTASPTPTGSPTPSPTPTPSPTPTASPTGSPTPVPTPTPVTPPAVHGISAGMLAVLNYQSGISPPTVARSATGSILRSFNLPIELSGLSMTINGVACGLKYVDRRRIEFVAPAGLLPDADGTTYPLVINNNGVQMKTTVTVVPARPDIFNVELIPAPGGRARLFNVTNTVFTTEPFSVRTIRRKGNRLVPSVLRLYLTGVVPHTTGLIVKIGGTNIGGIALRSVPVLVEPGIYTLDFELPASLDHAGDQPVVVFTTFGTIVYSSRLEDTAPRVSIL; this is encoded by the coding sequence GTGACGTTTTTCCGCAATCTTCTATTGGTTTTCCTCAGCCTGGCGGCGGGCGCCCACATCGCGCTCGGCCAGACCGAGTCTGTGATCGGCCAGGTGTCGAATTCACCGGCAGAATCGTTTGCGGGGGCGATAAGCGGCGACGGCCGATTTATTGTCTTTGAATCGAGAGGCAACATCGCGACTGAAAACCCGCGAAACGCCGACAACAATACCGAGATATTCCTGTTTGACTATGCCCAGCGCCGTATCTATCAGATCACGGATACAAAGAGTGTGCTTTTTGACACGACCAAGCCGCCCGAATTTTTTAATATTCGCGTCGAGATATCAAACACTCGTCCGGTCATAAGTGCGGATGGCCGCTGGATCGCGTTCAGTTCGAATGCGACCGCGTCGACACCGTCGGTGCCCGACGCAACAAATCCCGGCTCCTTTGACGGAAACGTGTATACCTCGCCCACACCGACCCCGTCACCTACAGCGACTCCGGTCGCGACGCCGTCAGCCACGCCGACCGCCAGCCCGACACCAACGGCTACGCCGACACCGGCACCTAATCCGTTGGCTCAGGACGGCAACCTCGAGATATGGCTCTATGAGATTCCCGCCTACGCTGCCGTGGCCGACCTGTCGACCGGTGACGAGATACCAAGGGCCGAGCTTGCCGGCGGTACCTTTACTCGCGTTACGAATACTTTGCCCAGCCAATTGCCTCGTCCGGGTACTCCAACGACCGGGCCGTTCATTGCCGACGACAATCATGACGTGTCGATCACTGATAACGGCGAGATGATAGCATTCGGTTCGACAAGGGATCTCGTGCCGGCAGTGGGTAATCCATTTCCGGCCGAGGACAATGATGAGATATTTACTTACGTCCGAGCCAGCGCCCAGACCAATCAGGTGACCAAAACCCCGAGAGGGCCGATCGTCAACCCGATCTACAGTAAGTTCCCTACTATCTCGGGCAACGGTTCGCGTGTGGCATTCGCCAGCACGGCCGACGATCCGATCGACGATCCGAATAGCACCACGAATTTTGATACCGGCAGCAATCCTGAGTCGAGCCGTAACGAAGAGATATTTTACGCCGACCTTGTGAACGGCGTCCCGACAGGCGGCCGGCAAGTGACCACGACGACGCCGACAAACCCGGGCGACCCTGTTAACCTGTATGACTTTGGACGGCGTATGAGTCGGGACGGGCGCTTTATTGCGTTCGATTCGTATGCCGACCTCGGAACGTCGCCAAACGGCGCAAATTTGCCCGGTTTTGCGACATTCCTCTACGATGCTGCCGCCAACAGCATCCGCCAGATCGGGCTTCGAAGCGACGCCGATTCGGCCGCCACGGGTGGCGACATTCAGCGCTATCCGGCATTCACCGAATACAATGGAGCGGGTACGCCTGCATTGTTGGTCCTCGAAACGCGCTTGAACATCCGAGCCGACGGTACCATTCCGACAACGGCGGCTGATGGCCTTAATCCCGATCCGTCTCGCCCGGCACAGATCTACTCGTATCCGCTGAATGTTCCCGCGGCCGACGCGACATTCACGCGACTCGCTAACTTCCCTCGCGCCGGGCTGTTCATTGGCTCGACACAGATGCTGACCGGTGATTCGATCAAACGCATGGCCTTCAATTTCTCACTCTCAGAGTTGGGAACGGGCAATGTCGATCTGCAGTCAGAGGTGTTCTATTTCCTGCAGCCGAACGTCAACACCGGCACTCCTGTGACGGTCGATCTGGCGACCGGTGCCAGCGGCATGCCGGTATCGCAGACGGCCCTGCCGAGCCCGACTGCCAGTCCGACCCCGACAGGATCACCGACGCCTAGCCCAACGCCAACACCGAGCCCAACACCGACGGCTAGCCCGACGGGCTCGCCTACGCCGGTCCCGACACCTACGCCGGTCACGCCGCCGGCCGTTCACGGCATCTCCGCCGGCATGCTCGCGGTGCTGAATTATCAATCGGGTATTTCTCCGCCCACCGTTGCCCGCAGTGCAACCGGGTCGATCTTGCGCAGTTTTAACCTGCCTATCGAGTTGAGCGGTTTAAGTATGACGATCAACGGCGTGGCATGTGGCCTGAAATACGTCGATCGTCGTCGCATCGAGTTTGTCGCTCCCGCAGGCCTGTTGCCCGATGCTGATGGCACGACCTATCCGCTCGTGATCAACAATAACGGCGTTCAGATGAAAACGACCGTCACCGTCGTTCCTGCGAGGCCCGATATCTTTAATGTCGAATTGATCCCCGCGCCCGGTGGACGGGCTAGACTCTTTAACGTCACCAATACCGTATTTACGACCGAGCCGTTTTCAGTGCGGACGATCAGACGCAAGGGCAATCGCCTCGTCCCAAGCGTCCTGCGCCTCTATCTTACCGGCGTTGTCCCGCACACAACAGGGCTGATCGTCAAGATCGGCGGCACCAATATTGGCGGCATTGCGCTCAGATCGGTGCCTGTCCTGGTCGAGCCCGGGATATATACTCTCGATTTTGAGCTTCCGGCCTCTCTCGACCATGCCGGAGACCAGCCTGTCGTCGTATTCACCACCTTCGGCACGATCGTCTATAGCTCTCGGCTTGAGGACACGGCCCCGCGTGTGTCTATCCTGTAA